Below is a genomic region from Sutterella megalosphaeroides.
TGAATCTGCCGGGCCTTCACAACGTTCGGAACGCCCTCGCGGCCGTGGCCGTCGCGACCCTTGCGGGCGTTTCGAACGAAGCAATCGCCAAGGGGCTCGCGGAATTCACGGGTGTGGGCCGTCGCTTCGCGCAGTACGGCGAAATCCCCTGCACGGGGGCCGACGGCGAAACGGGCACCTTCACGCTCATCGACGACTACGGTCACCATCCGCATGAAATGGCGGCGACGATCGCGGCGTTGCGCGGCGCCTGGCCGGGCCGCCGCCTGGTCGTTGCTTTCCAGCCGCACCGCTACACGCGCACGCGCGACTGCTTCAACGATTTCGTCGAGGTGCTCAAAACCGTCGACGGCGTTGTCCTTGCCGATGTCTATCCCGCGGGCGAAGCCCCGATCGAAGGTGCGGACAGCGCGCACCTTGCGGCGGCTCTTGAAGCGGCGGGTTGCGCGAAGCCCGCGGTCGTTCCCGTCGAGGGCGTGGCCGATGCGATCCGCGCCGCGGCTCGCCCAGGCGACGTCGTCGTGACGATGGGCGCGGGCTCCATCGGGCGCGTGGCGCCCGCCATGGCGGGGCGCGCCTGAGACCGAACACTACCAATCAACGGAGAAAATTTGTCATGTCGAACGAAACGAATCAGCTCGGGCGCGTCGTCCTCCTGATGGGGGGCGTTTCCTCCGAGCGCGAAGTCTCCCTCATGTCGGGCGCGGGCGTTGAAAAGGCGCTCAAGTCCCGCGGCGTCGACGTCACGGTGTTCGATCCGAAGACGAGCAGCCTCGCCGAACTGGAGGCCGGGCACTTCGATCGCGCGTTCATCGCGCTTCACGGCAAGCTCGGGGAAGACGGCACGATCCAGGGCGTCCTCAACTACCTCGGCATCCCCTATACGGGCCCGGGCGTCGCGGCCTCGGCGACCGCAATCGACAAGGAACGCACGAAGACCATCTGGCGCGCGGCGGGGATCCCCGTGCCGCGCGGCGTGCTCCTGCACCCCGACGCCGACGAGGCGGCGCTTGAACGCGCGATGGCCGAACTCGGTGCGACGGGTCTCGTCGTGAAGCCCGCGAAGGACGGCTCCTCGATCGGCGTGACGAAGATTCACAAGGAAGACCTCACGGTCGAGGCGCTCCGCGCGGCGCTTGCCGCCGCGGGCGACGAAGACGTGCTCGTCGAAGAGTACATTCTCGGTCGCGAATTCACGGTGGCGGTGCTCGACGGCAAGGCCCTTCCCGTCATCGAAATCGTCGCTCCCGAAGGGAGTTACGACTTCCAGAACAAGTACTACACGGACGTGGTGCGCTACGAGTGTCCGGCCAACCTCCCCGAAGAGCGCGCCGCCGAACTCATGCGCACGGTCGAAGCGGCCTTTGCCGCGCTCGGCTGCCGCGGCTGGTCGCGCGTCGACGTGATGCAGCGCCCCGACGGGTCGTTTGCGCTCCTTGAAATCAACACGTCCCCCGGCATGACGCCGCACTCGCTCGTGCCGATGGCCGCCCGTGCCGTCGGGATGGACTACACCGAGCTTTGCCTTACGGTGCTCGGGCTTGCCCGCACCGACGCATAAATCGTGATCGAACCGCAACCCGCCCATTCGCACAACCCGCCCGCAGAGAGAACCGTGCCGCAGGACGAGACGAACGCCGCAGAATCGAAGGCCCTTTCTCAGATCCCCGTCGACGACGGGATCGAAGAGCAACCCGGCGACGAAAGTACGGAGACGACGAACGAGCGTCGCGCCGCCCGATGGCGTTGGGTGGGGCGCTTCGCGCTCGGCGCGATCGTGCTCGGTCTCGGGGCCGTGGCCGTACTCTCCTACGAGTGGGCGGGCAATGCCGTTCGGGAGCTCGACGCATTCCGACTGACGGAGCTCGAGCTCGCGGGCGACGCGCAAAAGGTGCCCGTCGATCGGATGCGCTCGGCGATCGAACCCGTGCTGAGCGGGAACTTCTTCACGGCGGACTTGGAAGCGGTGCGCCGTGCGGCCGAAACCGTTCCCTGGGTGAAGCGCGCGACCGTGCGTCGCGTCTGGCCTTCGGGCCTTCGCATCGACGTCGAGGTGTACCGCGCGATGGCGCTCTACGAAGACGGACGGCTCGTGAGTACCGAGGGCGTCCTCTTTTCGGCGAACCCCGAGGAGCAGGCGGACGGTGCGACGCTGCCCTACTTTTACGGGTCGGCCGCTCAGATCGAACGAATCGCGCGGAACTATCAGCGCTTTCGCGAGATTGTCGGGACGATTCCCGCGCAGATTTCGGACATCCAGTATTCGGACCGCGAAAGCTGGTCGATCGTCATGCAAAACGACTGGATGCCGCCGACGCGCGTCGAGCTCGGTCGCGACGATCCGCGCCGCCCCGTCGAAGAGCGCCTGCAGGACGTCGTCGACTCGTACCCGCAGGTGGTGAAACTCATGAAGGGGCCTCCTTCGTCGATCGACGCCCGGTACCCGGGGGCGTTCGCCGCGGGGATCCCCGATGCGGCGGCCGTGCGCAAGCACTTCAAGGAAGTGGCCGAGCGCCGTGCGGCCGCGCTCGAGCCGCCCGTCGCGGAGGTGCCGCCCGAGGATGCGGCGGACGATTCGGGCGATTCGGGCACCGAGGAAAATCTCGAGCGCGCGCCTCTCGGCCAAGAAGCTTCGCCCTCAAATCCCGCGCCCGCAACGCTTTCGGCCGGTTAATGTGACACAATGTTGCCGCGACGTACCGTTTCGTCGCGGCCGACTTCGAACGACTGCATTTCCAACATTCCAAACTTCATGACGACCAATTCGAACGACGTGATCGTGAGTCTCGACGTGGGCTCGAGCAAGGTGCTCTGCGTTGTCGCCCGTCCGGGCGACGACAAGGGATTTCACCGCGTGCTCGGGATCGGCAACGTGCGCTCGCAGGGCATTCGCCAGGGAACGGTGATCGATGTCGAAGAGGCCGTTCATTCGATTCGCAAGGCGGTTTCCGAAGCGCAGTACACCTCGGGCGTGAAGATCGACCGAGTTTGGGGCTCGATCGGCGGCCAAACGCAGGTGAGCTACAACTGTACGGGCGCGGCCGTGCCGCGCAGCCGCGAAGTGCGCCAGGAAGACGTGACGCTTGCGGAGGTGAATGCCCGGCAGAACGCGATCCAGCAGGGTCAGGGGCGCGACCTCGTGAAGCTCATTCCGCAGGGCTACCGCGTGGGCGACGTCATCGCGCCCCGGAGCCCCGTGGGGTTGACGGGATCGAAACTCGAAGCGCTCGTCCATGCGGTCTACGGGTCCGCGTCGAACGCGGAAAACCTCAAGCGCTGCATGCAGCGCTCGGGTCTCGAACTCGTCGACTACGAGCCCCACGCCTGGGCAGCCGCACAGGCAACGCTTACCGAAACGGAAAAAACGTGCGGCGCCGCCGTGATCGACATCGGCGCGGAAACCACCTCGATGGCGGTCTTTCGCGAAGAGGTCGTCGCGTTTTCGAACGTGCGCCCGTGGGGCGCGGAATATTTCACGCGCGACATCGCCATGGTGCTCGGTGTCGAACTCGACGAGGCCGAGGCGCTCAAGGTGTCGGCCGGGACCTGCGACCCCGATCGCGTGCTCCCGGGCGAAATCGTTCAGGCCGGGAAGCGCCCCCGTCCTTATCTGCGCGAACTCGTCGCGAAGACCCTCCAGGCGCGCGTCAAGGAGTTTTTCGAACTCTATCGGCGCACGCTCATCGAGGCGAAAGTCTTCGATTCGATCGAACTCGTCGTATTGACGGGGGGCGGCGCGAGCCTCAAGGGGATCGACGTCGCCGCGGGCCGCCTGCTCGGGAAACGCGTTCGCATCGGCTGTCCGCAATTCATCGAGGGCGACACGCCCGTTCTTTTGCAACCCGATGCGACCGTGGCGATGGGACTCATCCGCTGCGCCGAAATGGGCGACTTGAGCGACACCGCTTCCTACGGGAAAAAACCTTTGCCGAACTTTTTCGGTCGACTGAGAAACGTCTTCGTGGGAGACTATTGAGAACACCCGATACGAGACCTGCGGTTCTCTGAAAACCGTAACAAAAAACTACCGAACGCTCCGCAAAAGCATGTGCGGGGCGTGCGCGATTCGCTCATCTAAGCGATAATTT
It encodes:
- a CDS encoding D-alanine--D-alanine ligase encodes the protein MSNETNQLGRVVLLMGGVSSEREVSLMSGAGVEKALKSRGVDVTVFDPKTSSLAELEAGHFDRAFIALHGKLGEDGTIQGVLNYLGIPYTGPGVAASATAIDKERTKTIWRAAGIPVPRGVLLHPDADEAALERAMAELGATGLVVKPAKDGSSIGVTKIHKEDLTVEALRAALAAAGDEDVLVEEYILGREFTVAVLDGKALPVIEIVAPEGSYDFQNKYYTDVVRYECPANLPEERAAELMRTVEAAFAALGCRGWSRVDVMQRPDGSFALLEINTSPGMTPHSLVPMAARAVGMDYTELCLTVLGLARTDA
- a CDS encoding cell division protein FtsQ/DivIB, translating into MIEPQPAHSHNPPAERTVPQDETNAAESKALSQIPVDDGIEEQPGDESTETTNERRAARWRWVGRFALGAIVLGLGAVAVLSYEWAGNAVRELDAFRLTELELAGDAQKVPVDRMRSAIEPVLSGNFFTADLEAVRRAAETVPWVKRATVRRVWPSGLRIDVEVYRAMALYEDGRLVSTEGVLFSANPEEQADGATLPYFYGSAAQIERIARNYQRFREIVGTIPAQISDIQYSDRESWSIVMQNDWMPPTRVELGRDDPRRPVEERLQDVVDSYPQVVKLMKGPPSSIDARYPGAFAAGIPDAAAVRKHFKEVAERRAAALEPPVAEVPPEDAADDSGDSGTEENLERAPLGQEASPSNPAPATLSAG
- the ftsA gene encoding cell division protein FtsA, whose translation is MTTNSNDVIVSLDVGSSKVLCVVARPGDDKGFHRVLGIGNVRSQGIRQGTVIDVEEAVHSIRKAVSEAQYTSGVKIDRVWGSIGGQTQVSYNCTGAAVPRSREVRQEDVTLAEVNARQNAIQQGQGRDLVKLIPQGYRVGDVIAPRSPVGLTGSKLEALVHAVYGSASNAENLKRCMQRSGLELVDYEPHAWAAAQATLTETEKTCGAAVIDIGAETTSMAVFREEVVAFSNVRPWGAEYFTRDIAMVLGVELDEAEALKVSAGTCDPDRVLPGEIVQAGKRPRPYLRELVAKTLQARVKEFFELYRRTLIEAKVFDSIELVVLTGGGASLKGIDVAAGRLLGKRVRIGCPQFIEGDTPVLLQPDATVAMGLIRCAEMGDLSDTASYGKKPLPNFFGRLRNVFVGDY